GCGAAAGGCGTGGAGTTGCCCGTCGTTGGCGCCGACGAAGATCAGGCTCTTGTTGAGGCTCGGATCGCCTTCCTGCGCGGCGCTGAATTTGTTGTAGCGCACCACCACGGGGCTTGAATGCAGAATGTCGCCGAGAATCCACGGACGCTTATCGTTGATGCTGCCGTTGCCGTTGTCGTCGTAGGCGTCAAAACCATGCACGAAGCGAATGAGCTTGTTGCGCTCGGCGGCCGCCACACCCAATTGCGCCGCGCCCAGGGCGGCATTGGTTGTGGCGAAGCGGTTTCCGGCATCGCTGAGATGGGGGGTTTCGCCCAGATAAGTGAAGATTTTGCGCGGATCGTTGGTCAGATCACGGGCCAGCAGCACCGCGCCGGCACCACCCTGGGTCACTTCGCCGCCGTCGTTGCTCGTGCTCCAGAAGGAGCGCGAATTGTGGCGGAAAAGACCGCCCTCGTGAACCGCGACGGCATTCTCGGCATCACGGATCACGCCCTTTTCGTCGATGGCGTATTTCTTGAGGTTGCCCGGCCAGAATCCTCCGGTCTGCGGCTTGAACAGGCCCAGATAGATGCGGTTGCCGCTGGCATGAGCATTCTGGGGGCTCGGCGGGGCAACCGGCATAGAAAAGGACGTCTTGTGTTCACGAATCAGATCGAAGATGCGCTCCAGATGGGCGGCCAGATCGTTGTCGTCCATGGCGAGAAACGCCTTCTTCATGCGGTCGCCGCTGCCTGCGCGGGCCGCCTTGTCGAGCAGCGGCACGGCGCAACTGTTGCCGCCCTTGAGACCGTAGCCGACCACATAGGTCTGCACGTTCTGCTCGCCAGCCATGTCCGGGCGGTGATCGCGCCGGTAAAGGTAGCCGACCAGATCCTCGAGATAACTCTGCCCCGCCGCCATGTGATCCAGAGAGTCGATGCTCTTGCCCTGATCCAGCAGATACTTCTGCTGCGCCAGGCGCATGGGATCGGTTTCGCAGGCCGCCGCCAGCGCCGTGGGCGTACAGCCCTGCGGCGGACAGACACCGGCGGGCGGCACCGTCAGATCCTTGTTGGGCAAGCCGTCGCTGATGAGGATAACGTAATTGCGCTGACAGGTTTCCTTGATGGGCGAGGCATAACCACCTTCGCCGGCATAGTAGCGCGAGGCTTGGTGAAAGGCTTTGGCCAGGGGCGAATCGCCATCGGCCGCGATGGATTTCATGGCCGTATTGAAATCGACTCGTTTCTGTTGGGTGGTGAGCATTTCGATCTCGGCCACCAACTTGCCGCCTTGCTGATTGTCGAGCCGCATGAGACCGATGTTGATGCCGTCGGTCTTCACCGCCAGATCGCCGATGATCTCGCGCGCCACATCGATCTTTTTCTTGGAAGTTTTCAGGTAGTTGATGTAGTTGCCGGTGAAATAGTTGAACTGGTCCTGGTTGCCGATGGGCGGCTTGCACTCCTTGTTGCCGAGGATCTTGTTGGCCAACCAGTAACCGTCGCTCCCCAGGCTCGCCTCACCATCCTGGCAGTTGGTGCCCATGGCATTAAAGGTGGCTGACTGGTCATTCCATTTTTCGTTGCCCGAAGGCACCTCGCATTCCTGGGTGATGGGATTCCAGTGCGCCTTGTTGCAGCGATAAACCTTATTTTTTTCGCAGGGCAGCTTACCATTGCTGCCGCATTCCGCCTGGTCCGGGTAGACCTGCTGGGGATCGTAGGGCAGGCGCTCTTTCATGCTCGTGGACGAATCGAGCAGAATCAGCACGTTGGGCGGGATCTCGACGCTCGTGCCGCCGAAGATGATTGTATCGCCGACGAAATCGTCGGGACCGGCAAAAACCGGCGCGGCGCCCAACAGCAGTGCGAAAATAAATGCAATGATCTGCATGCCCCCCTCCTGAAACGATGGATCAGCGCTGCAGCCAATAAAGCGGTTGCACACGGCCGCCGGGCAAGGCGTCTTCCACGCAGATGCCGCCGTCGCAGCCGATGAGAATCTTCGGTTCTCCGGTTTCGGAAATCACCACGCTCACCCCGGAGGGGATGCCGCTGCCCAAGGTGCGCTCGCGATCCGAGCGGCGCAGCACCTTGCCGTCGCGGCCCTTGGCGCGCAGGTTGGTTTCCGTGCCTTGGCCATCGTTGGTCGGATCGTAATTTTTAACCGCCTCGCCCGTCAGATAATCGACGGCATAGAGGCGCGCGACCCCGGGATTAGAAGTATTGCACGGATCCTCGTTGACCAGGATTTCAGGCGTAAAGGTTGTGAAATAGGCCACCTTGTTGAAAACCTGGGCCGGTGAAAGAATTTTTTCTCCATCGCGCAGATCAAGCTTGATGAACCAGCCATCCTTGTCCTGCAGATCTTTAAGAACTTTCTTCACCGCCTCATCCAGGGTCGACACACCGAGATCCGTCTGCATCTGCGCCGTCAGGGAGGCGGCCTGAAGCACATTGTCCGTCACGTCGACCAGATCGCTT
This is a stretch of genomic DNA from Geoalkalibacter sp.. It encodes these proteins:
- a CDS encoding PilC/PilY family type IV pilus protein, whose translation is MQIIAFIFALLLGAAPVFAGPDDFVGDTIIFGGTSVEIPPNVLILLDSSTSMKERLPYDPQQVYPDQAECGSNGKLPCEKNKVYRCNKAHWNPITQECEVPSGNEKWNDQSATFNAMGTNCQDGEASLGSDGYWLANKILGNKECKPPIGNQDQFNYFTGNYINYLKTSKKKIDVAREIIGDLAVKTDGINIGLMRLDNQQGGKLVAEIEMLTTQQKRVDFNTAMKSIAADGDSPLAKAFHQASRYYAGEGGYASPIKETCQRNYVILISDGLPNKDLTVPPAGVCPPQGCTPTALAAACETDPMRLAQQKYLLDQGKSIDSLDHMAAGQSYLEDLVGYLYRRDHRPDMAGEQNVQTYVVGYGLKGGNSCAVPLLDKAARAGSGDRMKKAFLAMDDNDLAAHLERIFDLIREHKTSFSMPVAPPSPQNAHASGNRIYLGLFKPQTGGFWPGNLKKYAIDEKGVIRDAENAVAVHEGGLFRHNSRSFWSTSNDGGEVTQGGAGAVLLARDLTNDPRKIFTYLGETPHLSDAGNRFATTNAALGAAQLGVAAAERNKLIRFVHGFDAYDDNGNGSINDKRPWILGDILHSSPVVVRYNKFSAAQEGDPSLNKSLIFVGANDGQLHAFRDADGTEAWSFIPPVLLPDLQYLRDGNHTYYVDMSPATFVFDANRDGVIEKAKGDRVILMFGLRRGGGKDRLLSNQVRGAYYALDVSDPEQPELLWSITRDAPGFAELGETWSPPSLARMKAQEGGVTKDLLVAVFGAGYDNNEDLRFGNTQGFPKTTDTTKTTLAKNDAGVVTSQADGAQHHPRGRGIFAVKVGEFAGGAFTPAQSLSLIWSVTAGQAGMDKMTYSFPAEVAALDISHNGYVDRFYALDTGGQLWRIDARDAVPSKWKVERIFEANGGAISQKGRKFFYRPSVTVERNGQAMIFIGSGDREHPLNEAVTDRFYAVKDPRDRAKSQPAWDGTALKESDLVDVTENILQEDVLSAGMQAELGVSTIDEAIAKIIKNLRERDGWFIRLDQRPGEKALASPLVFNKVAYFTTFTPLVQEADPCRPGNLGVARVYVVDYLTGEAVRNYDPSNDDQVTDNNARAQTYDGKVLRRSDRERTLGSGIPSGVGVVVPDTGSPSLYIGCDGGICAEDAGAGSRVHSIYWLQR